The sequence AACAGGGATAGTTTTAATTTCATGATTGATTTTAAGTTGTTGTTAGAGTTGATGGCAAATATTTGAAAATCTGTACGATATCAATCTTAAATTTTGAAAAAAGAAAATTATTTCAGAAATTTTCAGAAAAATGTAAAATGGATTATACCAATAAACAAGCGGCAGATCTTATAGCACAGAGCATTCTGCTTTTAAAATCCCTTAAAATCACACAGCAAGAAATAGAGTTGCGCTTAAATTACACTTCGCTGAGTAAGGCTAAAAACTTTGACCGATATCCTCAAGTAATTATTGAAAAGAAAACAAGGGTTGAATTGCTCCAGAATCTTTTTGCAGAGTTTGGTTTACAATTTAACGAGGAGTTCAACAGGGTTGAGGTGATCAATGGCGAACCTGCGGAGACCACCCTTTCCGATGTCCAATACTACATCATGCACTATTATGCTTTTGCAAGGGGTATAGTTGATAGGGCATTGGTCCAAATAGTAAATCGCAGAAAAGTAATTATGGATTATAGAATTCCAGAACATTGGGAGGGTACTTATAATGTCATCGAGAACTATACCTTTATTGAAATGACAAAAATGGGATATACCACACCAGTAAAAAAATTATTGTCATTATTCTCAGGGACGATGAAGTATGGCCACAAATATTTGCTTGGCACATATTCTACGGTAAAAAAAGATGGTTTCCCTGCTGCAGGTCGTGTGATTTTAGAAAAAGTTAGTGATGAAGGTCAAGCCAATAAAGCATTGGCTCAAGATAGCGATTATAGAATTGTAAGTTATCTCAAAGACAACGTATATATTACAAAGCTGTTCACTCCTAACAATCTTAATGAAATTGTGTCCACACATCACAATCATTACCTAAAACTTGTGGGGAGCTATAAGTTTATCATGCCAGCAAAGAATGACACATGGAATATCAATGACCTTATCATAAGCCGCGATTTCACCGCTCAATTTGAATTTAACGATGTGATATTCAATGGGTATGTGAATTTTATCAACATCAATGTATTAAACATCATATTTACGAGAAAGAATCAAGACAGTGCATCTATTCGAAAACAAGTATTGACATTGGATGTCAACGTACGTAAAACATCTACTAAGCATATCTTCACCTGTACTGCCTCTAGCCCAATAATACATGGGGTGCCCAGTTCTTTTTCAGCATATATTATACTGTCCGAAAATTTCAAGAAAAGCTATGTAAATAGCTTAGAACGGAATCTGTTCTTGGGGGAACCGCTTGATTAATCTCATCATAAACTGCAAAATGGTAAGATTTTAAAATAGTCTTCTAAAGTGTTTTGTCAATTTATTTCACAATCAATCTATTAACGTATCATTTTTTTACTTTCTATAAAGTGATTTAAACCTTCCCTTTTTTGTTTTTCAACCTTTTTGATTCCTATCACAATGAAAGAGAAGCAATGGTAACACTTAAAAATGCTTTACCAGTGTTAATATCAATCCTCCTTGGTGAATCAAAAGACAATATCATGGACCTAAATCAGCTTCCTATAGTATTCATTTGCGCTTTCAGCCCCTTATTCATAGGACCTCAAAGATTCATTATATGTTTAAAAAGATATTTAACTATGTAAAGGAGGGAAGAATAGACAAAATGATTTAAAGTTACAGCAAAAAATGTTTGACCACCCCTTAAAAAGGGATTAAGTAACCCAATACTGTTTTAATTTGAAAGCTAATCTAAAGGTGTTTGAGACCTACAATTCGAAACATTATTTCCTTCACTTTTGGTAAAATTAATATCAAAGAATCCAAATTTGTTACTGCATCCAGCTGCTTTTTGTCATAAATAAAAACAGTCTATTAAGGGATCGATTACACAAAACACTTAAAAAGACCAGAAATTGGACTCTTAAAAAGTTAAATATGTATTGTTATCAGTTAGAGCTTAAAACACCTCTTTCACAGAACTCCTTGCACTTTTTCACCTTAAGAAACTTATAATTTTCTAATTCATTCAGTTTAATACATATATGTAAACGAGAGTTATGATTACAATTTTACCACTTATTATATAACTAAAAGGTTATTCACCAAATATTTTGCACATCCCAATTTCTAGTTTGACATAATGCCCCACTCTGCATCTGTGGTGAGATAATGGATGTCAACCGCCAGCCGATAGTTCTGGTCATAATTGGGTACAGTAAAATGGCCGAAACAAATCCTTATAATACCCTTGAACAAAAGTCAATTGTACAATTTTAATAATATCCCGATGACTGAAACCAATCGATATCGTAAGTCCTGTAAACGGTTTGTTATGATTTAAAATGTTAAAAATCTAGAAAAGTCAACCTAAGTTTATTGTTTAATCCAGGTTTTTTGACCCTTAGCGGAACCATATTGTGAATTGCTTATCGGATTTCAATAAATTGAAGATAATCAGAGTTTTTGGATACCACAATATACTCTTTGTCAACAATTTTAATCCTGGACATATCTTTTACATCTCCCGAAGCATAAAAACCACTGTTTATTGCTAATACGGGAAGAAAATCACCTTTGCCATCTCCTTTTAACAAAAGGCCGTTGCTAGCATCATTTCTGGGTGTTTCCACTTCAGAATTGTACAGATTGCCAACTATAAGGGCGTCCAAATTATCATCTTGGTCAAAATCATCAATAAGAATCTGGTTAATAGAAGAAATTTGCGCAAGATTTGGCAATTTATTTTTTACAAATTTTCCTTTTTTGTTTTCCAAATAAATGCTTGAAAATGATTTTACTTGGTAATGTAATGAGTTTTCCAAAACTTCCTCGGTGTAAATATCCTCCAAGGTTGCTTGTGAATAGGATTCATAATTCTTGAACTTTTTCTTTATTGCTGGTATCTGTTGGGATGAACATTCTCTTCCGCGAACTGGAAATTGCTCCCCCTCACTGAAATAACTCAGCACTATATCATTGGTATTGTTATTGTCAAAATCATTGAAGTAAATGTCAAAGGTTTCTTCTTCATTAGCTTTATACTTAAAGTTTTTGCCTAAGTTTCCGATAATATAATCCATATCGCCATCCCTGTCAAAATCACCATCTTTAATACTGAACCACCATCCATTTGTATCATCTAACCCCAATGCTGGGGAAATATTTGAGAAATAACCCCCATTATTTTTAAGAATGGTTATCGGCATCCATTCCCCAACAACAATAAGGTCCGTCCATCCATCATTGTCAAAATCTGTCCAAAGACCATCTGTGACCATCCCTAACTTTTTAAGTTCAGGAGCCAGTTTTTCCGTTGCATCGACAAATTGAATCTTATCACCTTTACTTATGTTCTCCAATAGATAACTATTTGCAGGAGATGGATAATTTCCAGGAATAAGACGACCACCAACAAAAAGGTCTAAATCTCCATCCTTGTCAAAGTCAAAACTATGAACTCTTGAACTGCTTGTGGTCATTTCTGGAAGCGCAAAAACTTCCTTTTGAAAATTACCACTGCCATCGTTAATGTAAAGCCTATCCTGAAGTTGTTTGGAGTTTGGTAAAAATTCATTCCCCCCACTAGAGATATAGATATCCTTATCACCATCATTTTCAACATCAAAAATATGGATTCCAATATCTTCCGAACCACTATCCAAAGCAAAAACTTCTGTGTCAGATTTAACGAAACCACCATCTTTGTTTTGGAAAAACAGAACTGTGGTATTTTGTGCCGCAGCTGCTATTACTAAATCATCTGTACCATCATTATTTAAATCACCAATGCCAATGCCAGGTCCCAATTTTGAAGTTTGATGTGGTAAAAGGATTTCTTTATTAAAATCATCATAATAATTTTCAACATGTTTGTGGAGTATTGAAATGCTTGAATCTTGTACAGTAGAAAAAATCCTATTTGATTTTTCATTTTCTCTTTTGTTCAATGCAATTGCCTCATTGTATCTAACTTCCTTGAAAGAATTGATTCTGGGTGCTATAATGGATTGTATTTTTTCATCGGGCCAAACTATTCTTATCGAATCTATCTTTTCTTTCTTGCCCAATCCAAAATGCAATCTTGGAGCTATGGAAGATTGAAATCCCCTTGTTAATGTCATCTCTTCCAACTGCGTTGACCCATCAGTATATACATACGCTTTCACCCCAATACCAAAGTGGTTATCAGTTATGCCTCTAAAATGCAATGTAATGTGGTTATTGGTTTCCGAGCTCTTATTTTCAAAAATCGAGGCATAATCATCAATATTGTTGGTCACAATTTCTAAATCACCATCGTTATCCAAATCTACATAGACGCTACCATTGGAGAAGCCTTTGTATTGAATGCCCCAATCTTTGTTTTTTCTTTCAAATGTGAGATCGCCATTATTTTTGAAAACAAAATTGTCAATTTTTTCAGAAGGAAAGGCGAGGTTCCACTTTAGCAAACTATCATTGTTATTAATCTTTTTTTCGAGCGTTTTCAAGTAGTCTTTATTGTTGATTTCCCTTCGTGTGCCATTGGTGATAAAAACGTCTTTAAAACCGTCATTGTCTAAATCTGCCAACAACGGTCCCCAACTCCAATCTGTGGAAGAAATGCCTGCCAACCTCGAGACATTGCTAAAATCAGGAGTATTCCCATTGATCACCCCATTGTTCAACTGTAGGGTATTGTGCATGTATTGATATTGGAAACCTGCGTTCACGTTCACCCAAAACAAGTTTGGGTTCATACTTGCCATATTAGCCTTTGCACGCCTATTATCAGCAGCATCCATATCGACTTGAAGAATGTCCAAAAAACCATCATTGTTGAAATCAGCAATATCGACCCCCATACCAAAATGTGATGTGTGTTTTGTGGCTTTTTTGATGATGTTTGAAAATGTTCCGTCCTTATTGTTTTGATATAGAAAGTCGGGAGAACTAAAATCGTTGGAAACATATAGGTCGGGCCAACCATCATTGTTCAAGTCACCAACTGTGGCACTGAGTGATAAGCCAAAAGATTTCAGACCTGCCTCTTTGGTAACATCTGAAAAAGTGTTGTCCCCATTGTTTCGAAGTAGTTTATCCGTTTCAATGTTTTTTGGAGCGTTCATCTTGAACAAATAGTAATTGGTAGGGGCATTGAACGATGTTGAAGGATAATTGGCTATATAGACATCTAAATCACCATCTTTATCATAATCAAAAAAAGTACTTTGAATACTATTTCCATTTTCCGCCAAACCAAATTCTTTGGCACTTTCAATAAACGTATTATCGCCTTTATTGATAAAAAGTTGGTTTTCTTTGGGCTCGAATTTGCCCGCAACGGAACAATAAATATCTAAATAACCGTCATTATTTACATCTGCCATGGTGCTGCCAGTGTACCATCGCGAGTCTCCAGTGACATGGGCTGAAATGGTAATATCCTCAAACCGTAAATTACCTTTGTTAAGGTAGAGTTTGTTTTCCACCATATTGCCAGTAAAATACAAATCAATCAAACCATCATTGTTGATATCACCTGCGGAAACCCCTCCACCCAAGTAGAGATATGGATAGGTAAAGTAATTAAGGGAATCATTTTCAACGAGAGAATTGGAAAACTTGATATTGGTATGTCTTTCACTTAAAGGTTCAAATATTTTTTTTGACCAGTCAGTTTTGGTACAAGCATAAAAACATACAACTAGTATAATGCACAAAAGGCTTTTTATCAATCTTTCCATCCTTAATTTGTTTTACATAAAAGTAAAAAACAGGGATGAAAATCCCTGTTTTTATCAACTCAAACTAGAACTAAACTTAAAAAAACTAATATGTGTTTTGCGTTAAAGCACCAAATGACAAATCTATCGCTTCTTGCGGTAACGGGTAGATTCCTCTAGTTGCTGGAAAAGTAACGCCGTTTAGGTATGATCTAAACTGTGGACGTGATGTGTAACCATCTAAAACTTCTTTGGCAATACCTCTTCGCACTAAATCAAAAAATCGACGTCCTTCCATGGCAGTTTCCAAGCGATATTCCATTATTACAGCATTCATGGCGAACGTTGCATCTGGGAAGCCTCCGTTGTCTGCATATAGACCTATGGCATAATTAGCAGCATTGGTAACTCCATCATTTTCCTTTACCCAGGTATCAGGATCCATGTTTCTTTGCCTTACTTGGTCAACCAATGTAACGGCTGTGTTTAAATCACTTTCTGAAACGGCTATTTCAGCTCTCCATAACAATATTTCGGAATAACGGATAAGGTTTGTCTGAATAACACTGATATTCTGTCCCCACGCACCGGCTACTCTTGCCAAACCATCTTCTGATTCTGCCCATAACAATTTTTTACTGTAGTATGGGCCCCCAGCAGCTGGGTCGCGTGACCAAGCCAGCATGAAATCTCCACGATCAAACAATGGAATACCTGGTCTGGCTACCGTCCAATCCAATCTAGGATCGAGATTTCTGGTTTCTTCAGCAAAAACGGATGTACCGGCATCCCCATCTTCAACAGGTGTTTCGCTATTTGGATTGCTAGGATCAACATTGGCCACATAATTCGCTGGGTCCGATGGGGGTATAGTCAATGGCAAGCCATTGGCATCCGTTAAATATGCATTGACGAGATCATGCGTTGGCTGATAGAAGCCACAACACCCGAAAGGGCTCTGGTCATGGGGGTAGTTCAATTCGTCACCTTGGTTTCCATTATCTTGACTGGCACCTGAACCATCATTCACTGCATATTGTACTGCAAAAACAGTCTCACTATTGTTATTGAATGCAAAGTTAAAATTTTGATGGAAACTGGGCATTAAACTATAAGGTCCGTTGTCAATGATATCTTGTAAAAGTGGTTTTGCGGCGGCATAATCCAATTGGTACATATGCACTTTTGCTAAATATGCTTTGGCATTCCATTGATTCGCGCCACCAAAACGTGTACTTTCCACATCAAGGTTGTCTATGGCAAATTGAAAGTCAGCCTCAATATTTGGATAGATGTCCGTATTATTAGTAGGAGTTTCGGTTATGGTTTCGTCAATGTAAGGTACATTGCCAAAAGTCATTCTTAATTGAAAATGATAGAACCCCCTTAAAAACCGTAACTCTGCCAAAAATGCATTGGCAGCCATTGGAGTAAGAGCTTCAGATTCCAATCCTTCAGCTACTACCCCTATAGCAGCATTGGAACGCGCTATTCCTTCATAAAGACCTCTCCATCTTAGTCTTACATATTCATTATTAGCAGCGACATCATAAATTTCCATTTGGGTAATTTCTGACTGGTCTCCTGGGGTACTTCCTTTAAAAGCGTCATCCGAGCCACAACCTCCAAATGTCCAGTTAGAAGCTGCCGATTCTCTTCTCATTTCAAGTCCTGCATAAGCGCCCACTGTCAATTGTTCCGCCAATGCTGCAGTAGCAACAATTTCGTCTGCAGAAGTTGCCGAAAGGGGAACGTCAAGTTCATCTTTACATGATCCTATGCTTAATACTAAAGCAAAGAACAATAATTGTTTCAATAGATTTTTCATAATTTTTTTTTTAAAATGAAGCGTTAATTCCAAAAATAATTGACCTGTTTATTGGGTAGACACCAGTATCTACACCTAAGGTTAAGTTGGTCCCTGGATTTGTTCTGTCTGGAGCGCTAAGCTCTGGAGCACCAACTGATCCTTCAAAATTCCTTAAACTTATCTCTGGATCTAAACCTGTGTAGTCGGTCAATGTAATTAGGTTCTTACCTTGTAAGTATAACCTGAACTTACTAAGCCCTAGTTTTTCAGCCACAGCTTCTGGCAATGAATAACCCACAACAATATTCTTCATTCTCAAATAAGAACCATCTTCTACATAATAAGTTGAGGCCTGGGCCTCACGGTTAATTATTGCAGCATCAGAAGTGACAGCAGGCAACCCTATTTCGTTTACATAGTTTACACTACGTCCTCCAGCAAATTTGTTGAAATCCGTAAAGAACTTATTAAAGTTATAGATATCATTACCCTGCGACCCTTGTAACAGCATTGAAAAATCAAAATCCTTGAACGTGCCGTTGAAGGTAAGTCCATAAGTGAAATCTGGATGAGGGTTACCTATAACTCCTCTAGCAGGGTCTCCATTTTCATCTTCAAGAAAAGTGACCCTTCCGTTTTCAATACCAGTCCAAGTAACCCCAAAAAAGGATGATAAGGGATGCCCTGCTAATGTTCTTGTAGGGTTTTGATCTCTTATACGGTCTCCATCAATGAAACTGTCTGGGTTTTCAGGATCCAAAAATGACACTTCATTTTTATAGGCCGAAACATTAAGCCCAATATTAAACTGGAACGGATTATCTGATCGGTAGTTATCATAAGCTACAGAAGCATCAAACCCATTATTGGTCATTTCACCTAAATTTGCAGGCACTGAATTTATTTCACCAAGCACAGTCGGATCTCCAGGCACATTTAATAGCATATCTTTTGTCGTAGCACTGTAATAATCAAAATTGAAATTAACAGCATTCGCCAATCGTGATGTTATACCAATATTCAAACTTTCGGTAGTTTCCCAAGTAATATCTGGATTTCCCCTTAGAGAGATTCCTAAACCGGTAGCTGATGATGTGGTTCCTGTGGCATAATTATAATTGCCAACATCAGGGCCTAATGTAGTTGATCTGGCATCCGTTCTAATGTTACCATTATTAGCTACCTCACCATAACCCACTTTCAACAACAAATCTGTAAAAACACCTGAGTCTTGCAGAAAATCTTCATTGCTGATTCTCCACCCAACACTTCCTGAGGGAAAAACACCACTGTTAACACCATCATTAAACAAAGAAGTTTCATCTCGTCTTACGGTAGCTGTCAATAAATACTTGTCCTTTATCTTGACATCTGCTTTTCCGAACACAGAAAAATAAGTTGCCGTACCACCAATACCAAATCCACCAAAATTTCCACTTGCATTATCTAAAAATCTTAATTCTGGAGCAAATGCTGCAAAATCGGTTCTATTGACAGTGGCACTTCTGAAAATATTCTTGTTAAATTCCGTTCCGGCCAATACATTCAATTCAATGTCATCACTGATAGATTTAGAATAGTTCAGTGTATTGAACCATGTATAGGTGTTGGAAGAATCATTGCGTTCTGATAAGAAAGTGGAAGTATCAAATATTTCTCCTTCAAGCTGTGGTGGTTGAAAATAAATTTGATTAAAGGATAATATGTCAAAACCTAGGTTGCTCTTAAAAGTCAGTCCCTCAATTATGTCAAATTCCCCATACACGTTACCAAGTGCTCTAAAACTTTGATTGTTATTATCTTTATTTCTATCTGCAATAGCTATTGGATTATTACCATTCCCCAATCCACCGACTCCAGACCCAGCAAAATTGCCTCCAACGTCCCTTACCGGAATTAATGGATTCATTCTAAATAAACTGACAATAGTACCATTGTTCACATCTGATCCTGGAGGTGTAATCTGATCTGAAAAAGAAACGGTAATATTTTCGCCCATTCTAAACCTATCAGTAACATCAAAAGTTGAATTTGCACGTAATGTATATCTGGTGAAACGCGATTCAATCCCAACACCATCTTGATCTAATACACTCATTGATGCAAAAAAGTTGGAATTTTCCGTTCCTGCAGAAGCACTTATATTATAGCTCTGCGTAATGGCGGCATCAAAATATTCATCAAACCAATCGGTACCCTGTGGGTTAGCTCTGGTAAAAGAGGTTGATCTTGAGCTAGCATCATACAAGCTTTCATCAACTGAAGCTGCTGCTTGAGGAATTAAAAAGTTTGGCAAAACAGGAGAAGTCCCCGCACCAAACTGAGGGTTACTGGGCGCCCCACCCGAATTTGTAAATTCTCTAAAAACACTTTCTGCCACCTGTTGCGGACTTGCCAATTCAGGAAATGCAGAGCTGGGAATAAAATCCACCCCTACATATGCATTAGAGCTAAATGTCAATTTTGAATTCTTCCTTCCGCCTTTGGTAGTAACAATGATAACCCCGTTTGCCGCTCTGTTTCCGTAAATCGCAGCTGAGGAGGCATCCTTTAGAATCTGAATGGATTTAATGTCATTAGGGTTAATGTCGTTAAGTCCAGCACCAGTAGGTGTACCATCTATAATATATAAAGGATCATTACCGTTTATGGTACCAAACCCTCTAATTCTTACGGCAGCAGATCCACCAGGACCACCCTGACTTCCAACTACAACACCTGACGCTTGACCTTGCAAGGCTTGTTCTAAACCAGTAGGTGCCGTTGCTTCCAAGTTTTCAGATTGGATTGTGGAAACCGAACCAGTAATATCCCGAGTACTTTGTGCGGAATAACCGGTAATTACGACTTCATCCAATTGATTGGCATCCTCTTGAAGGACAACATTAATTATGCTACTGTTGCCAACTGCTATTTCTTGAGAGAGAAAACCCACATAGCTTATTACAAGTGTAGCATTAGAGCTTACATTTATAGAATAATTTCCATCAAAGTCCGATTGAGTCCCATTTGAAGTTCCTTTTTCAACAATACTTGCACCAGGAAGGACTGCTCCCGAGGCATCTGAAACAGTTCCACTAACCGTCGCTTGAAACACTGTTTTCAAAATTGACATTTTTGCTGTTTTGTGATTACCCCAAGATGTCTGAGCAAACAAGACCATAGCAATCGTTAAAAAAACCACATTTAGGGATATCCTAAGAATTTGAGGTTTTTTCAACGATTTACTCGTGAATTTTCGATTCATAATTTAAATATTAGTTAGTTAATAGTTTTCAATGCAGATTACACAATTGGAATTTTGATAAGTTGTAATCTTTAATTGTTAAACAAATATATTGGAATGTCATCCATAAGGATTATCTTATTTTATCATATAGTGATCAAATTTATAATTTAATGTTAAAAAATAATTGATCTCTTAAAATTGCATATCAATAAATATTGATTTCTAACTTTTGGCCGTATTGAGTGCTGAGATAAATCCAATATTATAAGAAGTGACCCGGTCAAGATAATTAATTCACAAAGCAATGATTTAATTTTGTCGCAGTATTTGTAGTATTTCTATAAGCGCCCTGCTATTATGGTATGGACATTTCCATGGGCCAATTTTATTTTCCTCTAGGTAAGGTTTCCCATTTCGATCTATTCTAAAAAACCATTCACCATGTTCTTGGTCAATGATATGCTGCGATATGAATGTCCAAATTTGTTTGCATATATTTAAACAACTTGGGTCATTGGTAATTCTCCAATTATATAGTAACCCCACCATTGCTTCTGCTTGTGGCCACCAATGCCTATCCGTATCTATTTCTAGCGTTTCAGGATCTTTTGAGTTAATGACACCAAATTCAGCATCAAGAGCTTCGTTAATAAAAGTTTTGGTGACTTTTACCATCAACTCCTTAGTTTGTTCTACAAGTTCCGTATTCTCCAGTATTTTTGACCCATGCAGCATTAGCCAAACAGCCTCAATATCATGACCAAAGGATATTTCCATTGACAGTTTTTTCCACTCTCTTGTAAAAAATAATTTCATGTGGTTGTTGTGCTCAAAAATTCTTCCATGAAAAAGTTTTAGCAAATTGATGAGAGCGTTTTCCACTTCTAAATTCCCTGTCATTTCAAACAGAACAGTATATGCTTCAAGGATGTGTAAATGTGTATTTGTTGTTTTGGGTGCATTTAAATCCTTTTCACTTAACCTCATATCTGCGACAGAGCCCCATTGACGGTCAAAAGCTTCGATATATCCGCCGTTAACCTTGTCATATGCCTTGTCTTCTATAAGTCTAAACAATTCCAGAGCCCAAAGTAGGGCTTTAGGGTTTTTAGAGTATCTATAATATTCGGAAAGAGCGTAAATACAGAATGCCTGTGCATAAACCTGCTTCCTAGTTTCTATTGGGCTCCCTAAATGATCTAACTCCCAAAATACCCCCCCAAATTCATAATCTTTAAAATTATTAAGTAAATAATCAAATGCACGTTCACATTCACCATCATAGCGTGAATCTTTGTAAAAGTTGCAAGCTCTTGAAAAGGTCCAAAGTATTCTTGTGTTTAGAATGACACTTTTGGGAGCTTTGCTTACCCTATTGTTGAAACTATCGACTTTCCCTATAAAACCACCGTAAAG is a genomic window of Flagellimonas sp. CMM7 containing:
- a CDS encoding VCBS repeat-containing protein produces the protein MERLIKSLLCIILVVCFYACTKTDWSKKIFEPLSERHTNIKFSNSLVENDSLNYFTYPYLYLGGGVSAGDINNDGLIDLYFTGNMVENKLYLNKGNLRFEDITISAHVTGDSRWYTGSTMADVNNDGYLDIYCSVAGKFEPKENQLFINKGDNTFIESAKEFGLAENGNSIQSTFFDYDKDGDLDVYIANYPSTSFNAPTNYYLFKMNAPKNIETDKLLRNNGDNTFSDVTKEAGLKSFGLSLSATVGDLNNDGWPDLYVSNDFSSPDFLYQNNKDGTFSNIIKKATKHTSHFGMGVDIADFNNDGFLDILQVDMDAADNRRAKANMASMNPNLFWVNVNAGFQYQYMHNTLQLNNGVINGNTPDFSNVSRLAGISSTDWSWGPLLADLDNDGFKDVFITNGTRREINNKDYLKTLEKKINNNDSLLKWNLAFPSEKIDNFVFKNNGDLTFERKNKDWGIQYKGFSNGSVYVDLDNDGDLEIVTNNIDDYASIFENKSSETNNHITLHFRGITDNHFGIGVKAYVYTDGSTQLEEMTLTRGFQSSIAPRLHFGLGKKEKIDSIRIVWPDEKIQSIIAPRINSFKEVRYNEAIALNKRENEKSNRIFSTVQDSSISILHKHVENYYDDFNKEILLPHQTSKLGPGIGIGDLNNDGTDDLVIAAAAQNTTVLFFQNKDGGFVKSDTEVFALDSGSEDIGIHIFDVENDGDKDIYISSGGNEFLPNSKQLQDRLYINDGSGNFQKEVFALPEMTTSSSRVHSFDFDKDGDLDLFVGGRLIPGNYPSPANSYLLENISKGDKIQFVDATEKLAPELKKLGMVTDGLWTDFDNDGWTDLIVVGEWMPITILKNNGGYFSNISPALGLDDTNGWWFSIKDGDFDRDGDMDYIIGNLGKNFKYKANEEETFDIYFNDFDNNNTNDIVLSYFSEGEQFPVRGRECSSQQIPAIKKKFKNYESYSQATLEDIYTEEVLENSLHYQVKSFSSIYLENKKGKFVKNKLPNLAQISSINQILIDDFDQDDNLDALIVGNLYNSEVETPRNDASNGLLLKGDGKGDFLPVLAINSGFYASGDVKDMSRIKIVDKEYIVVSKNSDYLQFIEIR
- a CDS encoding RagB/SusD family nutrient uptake outer membrane protein, which codes for MKNLLKQLLFFALVLSIGSCKDELDVPLSATSADEIVATAALAEQLTVGAYAGLEMRRESAASNWTFGGCGSDDAFKGSTPGDQSEITQMEIYDVAANNEYVRLRWRGLYEGIARSNAAIGVVAEGLESEALTPMAANAFLAELRFLRGFYHFQLRMTFGNVPYIDETITETPTNNTDIYPNIEADFQFAIDNLDVESTRFGGANQWNAKAYLAKVHMYQLDYAAAKPLLQDIIDNGPYSLMPSFHQNFNFAFNNNSETVFAVQYAVNDGSGASQDNGNQGDELNYPHDQSPFGCCGFYQPTHDLVNAYLTDANGLPLTIPPSDPANYVANVDPSNPNSETPVEDGDAGTSVFAEETRNLDPRLDWTVARPGIPLFDRGDFMLAWSRDPAAGGPYYSKKLLWAESEDGLARVAGAWGQNISVIQTNLIRYSEILLWRAEIAVSESDLNTAVTLVDQVRQRNMDPDTWVKENDGVTNAANYAIGLYADNGGFPDATFAMNAVIMEYRLETAMEGRRFFDLVRRGIAKEVLDGYTSRPQFRSYLNGVTFPATRGIYPLPQEAIDLSFGALTQNTY
- a CDS encoding SusC/RagA family TonB-linked outer membrane protein — translated: MSILKTVFQATVSGTVSDASGAVLPGASIVEKGTSNGTQSDFDGNYSINVSSNATLVISYVGFLSQEIAVGNSSIINVVLQEDANQLDEVVITGYSAQSTRDITGSVSTIQSENLEATAPTGLEQALQGQASGVVVGSQGGPGGSAAVRIRGFGTINGNDPLYIIDGTPTGAGLNDINPNDIKSIQILKDASSAAIYGNRAANGVIIVTTKGGRKNSKLTFSSNAYVGVDFIPSSAFPELASPQQVAESVFREFTNSGGAPSNPQFGAGTSPVLPNFLIPQAAASVDESLYDASSRSTSFTRANPQGTDWFDEYFDAAITQSYNISASAGTENSNFFASMSVLDQDGVGIESRFTRYTLRANSTFDVTDRFRMGENITVSFSDQITPPGSDVNNGTIVSLFRMNPLIPVRDVGGNFAGSGVGGLGNGNNPIAIADRNKDNNNQSFRALGNVYGEFDIIEGLTFKSNLGFDILSFNQIYFQPPQLEGEIFDTSTFLSERNDSSNTYTWFNTLNYSKSISDDIELNVLAGTEFNKNIFRSATVNRTDFAAFAPELRFLDNASGNFGGFGIGGTATYFSVFGKADVKIKDKYLLTATVRRDETSLFNDGVNSGVFPSGSVGWRISNEDFLQDSGVFTDLLLKVGYGEVANNGNIRTDARSTTLGPDVGNYNYATGTTSSATGLGISLRGNPDITWETTESLNIGITSRLANAVNFNFDYYSATTKDMLLNVPGDPTVLGEINSVPANLGEMTNNGFDASVAYDNYRSDNPFQFNIGLNVSAYKNEVSFLDPENPDSFIDGDRIRDQNPTRTLAGHPLSSFFGVTWTGIENGRVTFLEDENGDPARGVIGNPHPDFTYGLTFNGTFKDFDFSMLLQGSQGNDIYNFNKFFTDFNKFAGGRSVNYVNEIGLPAVTSDAAIINREAQASTYYVEDGSYLRMKNIVVGYSLPEAVAEKLGLSKFRLYLQGKNLITLTDYTGLDPEISLRNFEGSVGAPELSAPDRTNPGTNLTLGVDTGVYPINRSIIFGINASF
- a CDS encoding AGE family epimerase/isomerase; protein product: MDEIVQNKELLLFQNEISEELRSILNYWQKHSKDDLYGGFIGKVDSFNNRVSKAPKSVILNTRILWTFSRACNFYKDSRYDGECERAFDYLLNNFKDYEFGGVFWELDHLGSPIETRKQVYAQAFCIYALSEYYRYSKNPKALLWALELFRLIEDKAYDKVNGGYIEAFDRQWGSVADMRLSEKDLNAPKTTNTHLHILEAYTVLFEMTGNLEVENALINLLKLFHGRIFEHNNHMKLFFTREWKKLSMEISFGHDIEAVWLMLHGSKILENTELVEQTKELMVKVTKTFINEALDAEFGVINSKDPETLEIDTDRHWWPQAEAMVGLLYNWRITNDPSCLNICKQIWTFISQHIIDQEHGEWFFRIDRNGKPYLEENKIGPWKCPYHNSRALIEILQILRQN